A window of Mytilus edulis chromosome 10, xbMytEdul2.2, whole genome shotgun sequence contains these coding sequences:
- the LOC139491597 gene encoding probable serine/threonine-protein kinase DDB_G0282963, whose product MAAFWFMHMMHVNRKPHLLKIEYARSSRSQCKWLLGCDKIAEGDLRIGVVHDTWPWTQWFHFDCFWGDDFEEFYKNNRGKVIGVDIEDLMDGYRSISEDDQQKAVESLEEWIDICKAFYGGDEDEDEDYGNSVATEVENQAETSGNNGNGNNENKENVPNNQNGNKTPGNDNNGNVINKENLPNNVNQNGNKTPGNDNNGNVINKTKLPNNQNGNKTPGNDNNGNVKNKENMPKVQNGNKISGKDEKKVLITKRVAETSTVNQGLKRAIDPVPKVPEKKIRMLNSFVGFL is encoded by the exons ATGGCTGCATTTTGGTTTATGCATATGATGCATGTCAATAGAAAACCACATTTGTTGAAGATAGAGTATGCCCGATCAAGTAGATCGCAGTGTAAATGGTTATTAGGTTGTGATAAAATAGCTGAAG GTGACCTTAGAATTGGTGTAGTTCATGATACTTGGCCTTGGACCCAATGGTTCCATTTTGACTGTTTTTGGGGAGATGACTTTGAAGAATTTTACAAGAATAATAGAGGTAAAGTGATAGGTGTTGATATTGAGGATTTAATGGACGGCTACAGGTCTATAAGCGAGGATGATCAGCAAAAGGCAGTTGAATCTCTTGAAGAATGGATTGATATTTGTAAAGCTTTTTACGGCGGGGATGAGGATGAGGATGAAGATTATGGCAATTCGGTTGCGACAGAAGTTGAAAATCAGGCTGAAACATCGGGAAATAACGGGAATGGGAATAacgaaaacaaagaaaatgtaCCAAACAACCAAAATGGGAATAAAACACCAGGAAATGATAATAATGGGAATGtcataaacaaagaaaatttgcCAAACAACGTTAACCAAAATGGGAATAAAACACCAGGAAATGACAATAATGGGAAtgtcataaacaaaacaaaattgccAAACAACCAAAATGGGAATAAAACACCAGGAAATGACAATAATGGGAATGTCaagaataaagaaaatatgcCAAAGGTCCAAAACGGGAATAAAATTTCTGGGAAGGATGAAAAGAAAGTGTTGATCACCAAAAGAGTTGCTGAAACTTCAACTGTAAATCAAGGGTTGAAAAGAGCGATTGATCCTGTGCCAAAAGTACCTGAAAAGAAAATTAGGATGCTGAATTCCTTTGTTGGATtcctttag